GCTCCTGTGACCACACCTCCAACATCAGACCATATtaaacaacaggaaaaaaaaacacatggaagAGGGAAAGAGGCCTGTGGAAAATGACTATAAACAGAAAAATCTAATAATCTAAAGTAGTAGTAGAGTGCATGGGTTCATTGTTAAGAAAGCATCTAGCTAGAGGATGTTTAAATGGACACGGGATGGATATCACATGTGTCCAGCGTGAGGTCCAAGGTCTTTAATTTTCACTGGCTCAGCTGTTGAGGTCACCTGATACAGTAAATTCATGCCATCCCTCACAAACACTAACTGCGTTGAACTCTGTTAGCTGCTGGTAGAAAAGCCAGCGTGGAGATCAAGTACTGACTGAGGAATCAGACGATCTGCATTCAGACATGTTTTACTTCACTCTGAACTGACAACATCTCTGTTTCTGCCCTCGCAGGTGCTTTTGTGTCGTCAAACGTGAAGCTGACGTCAGTGAAAATGCTGGAGACGGTGAAAGACAGAGTGCTGGAGGTCTACGAAAACCTCTTGGCAGGAAGAGGTAAAAATACCATTACATGAAATGATCCTGTAATGAGTACTGAAATAAATGTGGTATGTGCAGTGTACTTTTTTTCAAATGGCTGATGGATTTGTTTTAGCCAGTTTACAATAGAGACAAGCTTGACACATAATTGCAAATATCActgttttaatttcaaaatgggccattttatttgtaaaaaaaaaaaaaattaagactatatatatatatatatatatatatatatatatatatatatatatatatatatatatataaaaaccgaTTGTATTATGGAAGTAatatttgctacatttttataattaaatattgttagcattatcgttgttgttgttgttgttgttgttgttattattaatacaagTGACAATGTGACCGGAGACAACTGAAGTAAAaagagtttttattatttatacattttttttatatatatataaaatagaagcTACATAAAATCTATGGTGAGGTTTTTCCctgtttttttaagataaaatcaACTGTGAAACTgcattagtattattttattccCGATGAGTTTCCATCCTTGGTATACACAATACCGTTTGATAACAATTTGATAAGTGTAGCTAAAAACTAGCTCACTATAAAAATGTCTACATGTTCAGAATCGTTTCTCTGCCATAATATTAGCTGTAGCAGAAGCAACAAAGTTATTAAAGTCTTACGAGTTGTGGTTTGACACATTGCAGAACGCAATGCAACTCGCTGCTGTAGCTAAAGCTGCTAGTGTTTTTAACTGATGCAAGGAAGCTAACATTTGCAGCTGCTAAATATAACCTCAAAAAGTACATTTCTCCATCACTAATCCATAACGTCATCATATATGGCTAAAATGTATTCTATTGTTTGTGAAACCTCTGTATATGtgaaagagctgtgttttgtgtttctctctctttctagaCCCTCGGTTGAAGGATTACCTTCTAATGGAGAGTCCAGTCAATATGTCTGCTATTCTACTTGCTTATCTTTTCTTCGTACTGTACGCTGGCCCTAAGTTCATGGCCAACCGCAAACCCTTCCAGCTGAAAGAAGCCATGATCATCTACAACCTGTCCTTGGTTGTCCTGTCTGTATATATCGTATATGAGGTGAGCATCAGGAGATGTTGCTTCTGTTCGGTGGTGTGATCTGGCCAATGTGTTTGAACTtgaatgcatgtgtttgtttgcttgtgttgaattttttttatatatatatatatatatttttttttttttttcattctggttTTGAGTTGTTCCTCAAAACCAGTTCCTGAAGATAATATGCTAATCATCTTTTCTTGACGTAGTTCTTGATGTCGGGGTGGGCGACGGGATACACGTGGAGATGTGACCCATGTGATTATTCAAACAGCCCTCAAGGACTCCGAGTAGGATTTGCTTTCCATTTCCTCTAAAACACTTAAATATGACTGCACAAGTAATCAAATTTAAGTCCAATTCTGTGTCTCTTTTTCCCAGATGACAAGAGTCGCCTGGTTATTCCTGTTTTCAAAGTTCATCGAGCTTATGGACACGGTAAGATTCGACTGAACGGCTGATTTGAAGGTTTGATTGGTTGGTGAAATGTTGAACGCTGCTGTGGTCCTGTTCAGGTCTTCTTTGTGCTGCGAAAGAAACACGGTCAGATCACCTTCCTGCACATCTTCCACCACTCCTTCATGCCCTGGACGTGGTGGTGGGGTGTAAGCTACGCACCTGGTGAGTCGATCCCAGACGCTCAGCTGCTACTTCCTTATTTCCATGATCAGCAGGTGTGCTTTCAGTGACATGAACCGGTTTATGGACTAATTGCTGTTAGATTAATCTGTATAGAGTAAGCTAATCTATATAGACATATACTTTATAACTATCTTGATATAGTTTATCACCATATCTGTGTTTGAAGACTCGCTGTAATGTCTCTTGCAGGTGGAATGGGCTCCTTCCATGCCATGATCAACTCTTGTGTCCATGTGATCATGTACTTCTACTACGGCCTTTCGGCTGCAGGACCTCGCTTCCAGAAGTTCCTGTGGTGGAAGAAATATATGACTGCAATTCAGCTGGTATGGTCTTTTGATTTGTAGAGCTGTATAAATCTCAcctatgaaaatgttaatgtatatatttgtatgcgaccctggaccacaaaaccagttttaagtgagaattttttgaaattgagatttatacagcatatgaaagctgaataaatcagctttccattgacgtatggtttattaggatcggacaatatttggcagagaactatttgaaaatctcaaatctgatggtgcaaaaaaatataaatagtgagaaaatcacctttgaatttgttcaaatgaattcttagcaatgcatattactaatcaaaaatgaagttctgatatatttacggtaggaaatttacaaaatatcttcatggaacatgatctttacataatattctaatgatttgtggcataaaaaaaagataattttggtccatacaatgtttttttggctgttgctacaaatataccctagCGACTGgtccatattatattatatatatattaattacatttagtaATGATTGAAGAGCTGTGTATTCCAGACACTTTCTTACTCTTCTCTACAGATTCAGTTTGTGTTGGTGTCTCTTCACGCAACTCAGTGGTACTTCATGGAGAGCTGCGACTACCAGGTGCCTCTGTTCGTCCACCTCATCTGGGTGTACGGGACCTTCTTCTTCGTGCTGTTCTCTAACTTCTGGTACCAGGCGTATGTGAAGGGCAAGAGGTTACCAAAGAACACCCAACAGCTCGCCCAGAACGGATCCACCACAGTCGCCAA
The genomic region above belongs to Carassius gibelio isolate Cgi1373 ecotype wild population from Czech Republic chromosome A11, carGib1.2-hapl.c, whole genome shotgun sequence and contains:
- the elovl1b gene encoding elongation of very long chain fatty acids protein 1b produces the protein MLETVKDRVLEVYENLLAGRDPRLKDYLLMESPVNMSAILLAYLFFVLYAGPKFMANRKPFQLKEAMIIYNLSLVVLSVYIVYEFLMSGWATGYTWRCDPCDYSNSPQGLRMTRVAWLFLFSKFIELMDTVFFVLRKKHGQITFLHIFHHSFMPWTWWWGVSYAPGGMGSFHAMINSCVHVIMYFYYGLSAAGPRFQKFLWWKKYMTAIQLIQFVLVSLHATQWYFMESCDYQVPLFVHLIWVYGTFFFVLFSNFWYQAYVKGKRLPKNTQQLAQNGSTTVANGSSVISNGHGVHDNGLSKGKKHHENGSALNGKMKKA